The proteins below come from a single Myxococcales bacterium genomic window:
- a CDS encoding ATP-binding cassette domain-containing protein, translated as MSAPAYAVRVRGVSKRFGNHTAVDDVSFDVPTGVIYGVLGPNGAGKSTTLRMMNDIIAPDAGTIELLGGLRPGGDAAARVGFLPEERGLYPRMPVGEMIAFFGELRGLTARDARARAGAWLERLGLAQWDKNKVEDLSKGMQQKVQFAAALIHEPELVILDEPWSGLDPINADVLREVVHELRDAGKTVLFSTHLMEQAEKICEHIFIIARGRTVLEGRLADIKRAAAEERRVALEFATPADRARAAAVLADAALARVRGPDEPDALALEVELAAEVGAQRLLAALVGVDAALRRFEVVTPSLHDIFVDRVGRAAAEVAVRVDGAA; from the coding sequence GTGAGCGCGCCGGCCTACGCCGTCCGGGTCCGCGGGGTCAGCAAGCGCTTCGGCAACCACACCGCGGTCGACGACGTCTCGTTCGACGTCCCGACCGGCGTCATCTACGGCGTGCTCGGGCCCAACGGCGCCGGCAAGTCGACCACGCTGCGCATGATGAACGACATCATCGCGCCCGACGCCGGCACGATCGAGCTGCTCGGCGGCCTGCGGCCCGGCGGCGACGCGGCGGCGCGGGTCGGGTTCCTGCCCGAGGAGCGCGGCCTGTACCCGCGCATGCCGGTCGGCGAGATGATCGCGTTCTTCGGGGAGCTGCGCGGGCTGACCGCGCGCGACGCCCGGGCCCGGGCCGGCGCCTGGCTCGAGCGCCTCGGCCTGGCGCAGTGGGACAAGAACAAGGTCGAGGATCTCAGCAAGGGCATGCAGCAGAAGGTGCAGTTCGCGGCCGCGCTGATCCACGAGCCCGAGCTGGTGATCCTCGACGAGCCGTGGAGCGGGCTCGATCCGATCAACGCCGACGTGCTGCGCGAGGTCGTGCACGAGCTGCGCGACGCCGGCAAGACCGTGCTGTTCTCGACCCACCTGATGGAGCAGGCCGAGAAGATCTGCGAGCACATCTTCATCATCGCGCGCGGCCGCACCGTCCTCGAGGGCAGGCTGGCCGACATCAAGCGGGCCGCCGCCGAGGAGCGCCGGGTCGCGCTCGAGTTCGCGACGCCCGCCGATCGCGCGCGCGCGGCCGCGGTGCTGGCCGACGCGGCGCTGGCCCGGGTCCGCGGCCCCGACGAGCCCGACGCGCTCGCCCTCGAGGTCGAGCTGGCGGCCGAGGTCGGCGCCCAGCGCCTGCTGGCCGCGCTGGTCGGGGTCGACGCCGCGCTGCGCCGGTTCGAGGTGGTGACGCCGTCGCTGCACGACATCTTCGTCGACCGGGTCGGGCGCGCCGCCGCCGAGGTGGCCGTGCGCGTCGACGGCGCCGCCTGA
- a CDS encoding aspartate carbamoyltransferase catalytic subunit: MVDVARSSRFPHRHLVGIAELDAADIGAVLDLADRYQTVAAEPVKKLATLRGKTVINLFFENSTRTRTSFEIAAKRLSADAVNITPSSSSASKGETLLDTAKNLDAMGPDVVVVRHAMGGAPHLLAKALRCAVVNAGDGQHEHPTQALLDAATMRRHKGAVEGLEVAIVGDLAHSRVVRSNLLCLTKLGARVRLCAPWTLIPPGLTELGGELTRTRSRVTARLEDALDGADVVMMLRVQHERTAGEAPRFANPREFSRTYGLSARTLAFAKPDAIVMHPGPINRGVELAPDVADSGRAVILEQVSWGVAVRMAVLELLVGAAAGAAAA; this comes from the coding sequence TTGGTCGACGTGGCCCGGTCGTCCCGCTTCCCGCACCGCCACCTGGTCGGCATCGCCGAGCTCGACGCCGCCGACATCGGCGCCGTCCTCGATCTGGCCGATCGCTACCAGACGGTGGCGGCCGAGCCGGTGAAGAAGCTGGCCACCTTGCGCGGCAAGACCGTCATCAACCTGTTCTTCGAGAACTCGACCCGGACGCGGACGTCGTTCGAGATCGCGGCCAAGCGGCTCAGCGCCGACGCGGTCAACATCACGCCGTCGTCGAGCTCGGCCAGCAAGGGCGAGACCTTGCTCGACACCGCCAAGAACCTCGACGCGATGGGCCCCGACGTGGTCGTGGTCCGCCACGCGATGGGCGGCGCGCCGCACCTGCTGGCCAAGGCGCTGCGGTGCGCGGTCGTCAACGCCGGCGACGGCCAGCACGAGCACCCGACCCAGGCGCTGCTCGACGCCGCGACCATGCGCCGGCACAAGGGCGCGGTCGAGGGGCTCGAGGTGGCGATCGTCGGCGACCTCGCGCACTCGCGGGTCGTGCGCTCGAACCTCCTGTGCCTGACCAAGCTGGGCGCGCGCGTGCGCCTGTGCGCGCCGTGGACGCTGATCCCGCCGGGGCTGACCGAGCTGGGCGGCGAGCTGACCCGCACGCGCAGCCGCGTGACCGCGCGGCTCGAGGATGCGCTCGACGGCGCCGACGTCGTGATGATGCTGCGGGTCCAGCACGAGCGCACCGCCGGCGAGGCGCCGCGGTTCGCCAACCCGCGCGAGTTCTCGCGCACCTACGGCCTGTCGGCGCGCACGCTCGCGTTCGCCAAGCCGGACGCGATCGTCATGCACCCGGGGCCGATCAACCGCGGGGTCGAGCTCGCGCCCGACGTCGCCGACAGCGGCCGCGCGGTCATCCTCGAGCAGGTGAGCTGGGGCGTGGCCGTCCGCATGGCCGTGCTCGAGCTCCTGGTCGGCGCCGCGGCCGGGGCCGCCGCGGCGTGA